ACCAGCACGGTCGGCGCGATAGAAGTCAGAGCGTTCAGCGATGGTCCATTTGGCGATTGGTAAGGATCCATTGCGAGGCATCACGACAAGCTGATCGTGGTCGCTCTCGTAGGCAAACCATCGTCCGTTAAAGTCCGCGATCACTAAATCGCCTTGACTGTTATCAATTGTCTCGACCAACTCACCGCTAGGAATGCTAAAGATTCGATCTCCACATACCAAGCGACGCCCACGATCAATCGGCATCGTGGTGCCCCTATGGTGCAATCCAGTTTCGATGTGATGATCGTCACCATCACCTACCTTGGTCGTGTCGAAGATTCTTAGATCATGCAAATGGCCTAGGGCGATGTCATTACCGTTTCCAACGTAACTTGCCTCGCTCACCAGGTAGTCGAAATCATGGCGTTTGATCAGTTTTCCGGTGGGAGCCCAGTACCGTTCCAAACTATTGGTTGGTTCGGATTCTCCACTAACTCCACTGACCATAAATTCCGAGCGATGCGGATGCCAGCTCAGGTTCCAAATCACGGGAATGTCGGTTTCGATGGTTCCCAAGAATTGACGACTAGCAAAATCCCAAAGATAGACGGACGATCCGGCGTAACCGGCCACTAGCTGGCCGTCGTGTGAGAACGAAACGAAATGGGAGATGTATTCGCCTCCCGTGGTTTCGTCCGGCAGCAACGTCGCGACTTGCGATCGAGCAGCAACATCAAAAATGGCGGGACCTTCGGAGGATTTGGTGACAAGATATTGACTGTCAGCCGACCAGGCAAACTTGCCTTGAGTTTCTGGTTCAACATTCAGTTGACGCCGACGATCATCATCGAGTGACACGATGTCAATGGTCCCCAGTTCTCCGTCCAGAGCGATCATACGGCCGTCGGGAGACCACGCCAGGCAGCCCACCTTGAAAGGTAGGCGAACATGAATCACGCAGCGACCGCTTTCGACATCCCAGATTCGCAGCACGGGATCGCTGAACTTCGCGGAACGGCGGTTCTTGGTCGCCAGGTAACGACCACAGGGCGAAAAGGAATGTGTCTTTGGTACGGTCCCAAAGTGACCCATCAGGATGTTTTTTAAACGACCTTCGTTATCCCACAACCGAACACCACCATCATTGCTGCTGGTCGCCAATTGTTGCCCATCAGGATGGCGTAAAATTTGAGTCACCTTGCCATAGTGCGACCGCAGCTCGACCGACCAACTGCGCACACCCGCGATCGGGACTGGTTGACTGACCGTGGCCATCGGCGAAATCGGCTCACCGGGTTTCACCTTCGTTGGCAATGGCTCATACGACGCGAACGCCCGGACCAATTGCGATGGCGTTGCTGAGAAGACGGGTTTGGCAGCCGAGGACAACTCCGGTGGGTGATCGAACGAGGAGATTGCGGGCTCATCAGGTATCGCGGGCTCGTCAGATATCAGGATGTTGGCTGTACTCGATTTGCCGCCAAACCTTTCCGGCGCAAACACCGTGCCCACCAGACCGAAAACTAAAACCGCAGCCGCGATCCAGAGCCTCCTTTTCGGAGCATACCAAGCTGAGGAACGCGAGCGGTCGGAGGCGTTCGAAGCTGTGTCTCGCCGGATCTGTTCCAAACGCTGGGTGACGGTCTCCGCATCGATGGGTCGCTGCTCGGGGTCCTTCGCCATCAAATCGGAAGCGAGATCGGACATTTCTTGACTGACCCCTTCGACCGTCTCGGCTAATGGCGGAACAGGTTCGCAAGTGATGGCCTGGAGAGTTTGCTCGACCGAATCACGGCGGAATGGCGACCCGCCTGAAATCATTTCATAGATAACGATGCCGAGGGCAAACAAATCGCTCGCGTACGTTAAAGCCTGTCTCCTGGTCTGCTCGGGGGACATGAATTGCGGCGTACCGACTAGCGGAGTCTTCTTGCTGGCGTCACTGATCGTATCGAATTCACTGGCAACACCGAAATCTAGCAAGCAAGCACGATTGGTGTCTTCGCGGAGGAAAACATTGGCCGGCTTCAGATCACGGTGAATCAAGCCGGCTTGGTGGACCGCGGTCAAGCCTGACGTGATTTCGCGAGCAACCTGCAGTGACACTGACAGGGGTAGGCGTTTCTCGCGTTGGATTCGTCGATGCAGCGTCTCACCACGCAGCCGGGGCATCACAAAATAAGGTTCGTCTTCGGCGATCCCAACATGAAAGATAGGGACGACAAAATCATCGTCGAGTCTCGCGACCGCACGCGCTTCGTTTAAGAACTTGGCGCGATAATTGAAATCATGAGCCTTGTCGGGCCGCATCACCTTCACGGCCACTTCGCGATGGAGCAACGTGTCCTCGGCCATGTAAACGCGGCCCATGCCGCCCTGGCCGAGAATTCCAATCAGCTGAAAGTGATCCAACATGCGTGGCAGTTTGGCATCACGGTTACCGAAACCTGCCGTTCCAAGAAGATCGTAGGTGGCTGCATGAGCCGTGCCGCCATCAGTGGCGCTCGACTCGTTTCCAGAGCGGAAGTCAAAAAGCGTTTGCTTGAGTCGCTCG
The Neorhodopirellula lusitana genome window above contains:
- a CDS encoding protein kinase domain-containing protein yields the protein MIEKGQCPELGEIRAWLEERLANDHHSPIEAHVNDCEACSAKALHILENQLPNHFMQNGVASGTDGEKDQINGNASERLKQTLFDFRSGNESSATDGGTAHAATYDLLGTAGFGNRDAKLPRMLDHFQLIGILGQGGMGRVYMAEDTLLHREVAVKVMRPDKAHDFNYRAKFLNEARAVARLDDDFVVPIFHVGIAEDEPYFVMPRLRGETLHRRIQREKRLPLSVSLQVAREITSGLTAVHQAGLIHRDLKPANVFLREDTNRACLLDFGVASEFDTISDASKKTPLVGTPQFMSPEQTRRQALTYASDLFALGIVIYEMISGGSPFRRDSVEQTLQAITCEPVPPLAETVEGVSQEMSDLASDLMAKDPEQRPIDAETVTQRLEQIRRDTASNASDRSRSSAWYAPKRRLWIAAAVLVFGLVGTVFAPERFGGKSSTANILISDEPAIPDEPAISSFDHPPELSSAAKPVFSATPSQLVRAFASYEPLPTKVKPGEPISPMATVSQPVPIAGVRSWSVELRSHYGKVTQILRHPDGQQLATSSNDGGVRLWDNEGRLKNILMGHFGTVPKTHSFSPCGRYLATKNRRSAKFSDPVLRIWDVESGRCVIHVRLPFKVGCLAWSPDGRMIALDGELGTIDIVSLDDDRRRQLNVEPETQGKFAWSADSQYLVTKSSEGPAIFDVAARSQVATLLPDETTGGEYISHFVSFSHDGQLVAGYAGSSVYLWDFASRQFLGTIETDIPVIWNLSWHPHRSEFMVSGVSGESEPTNSLERYWAPTGKLIKRHDFDYLVSEASYVGNGNDIALGHLHDLRIFDTTKVGDGDDHHIETGLHHRGTTMPIDRGRRLVCGDRIFSIPSGELVETIDNSQGDLVIADFNGRWFAYESDHDQLVVMPRNGSLPIAKWTIAERSDFYRADRAGRWLLRREGSMVHVYPMTADNEERQLQHPVAVWCAEISPDGTQVITLAADKKVRLWSVSTGTIEREKRFPAVRREFESVQRLGSSLLDWSSDGSSIFLGLFQQVVRLPLDTWAPETIAKIEHHKALRGIVCADNQEDLVVTTDAWSTSLLTHDAQTTQQDEQTGQNFFWSSDGKYFFCGGIGHNCSQMGTRFFDGKTFRRTGVLFGKISDEQWVTVGADGHYRGSESIDSHLVYTVLLEDGSNQTYTPVEFQERFGWSNEADRASLVRPKAGDLISQ